A single region of the Rhipicephalus microplus isolate Deutch F79 chromosome 10, USDA_Rmic, whole genome shotgun sequence genome encodes:
- the Rab3 gene encoding RAS oncogene family member Rab3 — protein MAGTQDQKWQKDAVDQNFDYMFKILIIGNSSVGKTSFLFRYADDSFTSAFVSTVGIDFKVKTVFRHDKRVKLQIWDTAGQERYRTITTAYYRGAMGFILMYDVTNEESFNSVQDWVTQIKTYSWDNAQVILVGNKCDMEDERVVSAERGRQLADQLGLEFFETSAKENVNVKAVFERLVDIICDKMSESLDSDPALLAGGGAKGTHLTDNPAAPANASCQC, from the exons ATGGCGGGAACGCAGGACCAAAAGTGGCAAAAAGATGCGGTGGACCAGAACTTTGATTACATGTTCAAAATCCTCATAATTGGAAACAGCAGTGTAGGGAAGACGTCGTTCCTGTTCCGGTACGCCGACGACTCCTTTACGTCGGCCTTTGTCTCCACGGTAGGCATAGACTTCAAGGTCAAGACGGTCTTCCGACATGACAAGAGGGTCAAGCTCCAAATTTGG GATACAGCTGGCCAGGAGCGCTACCGAACAATCACAACGGCCTACTACCGTGGGGCTATGGGCTTCATCCTAATGTATGACGTTACTAATGAAGAGTCTTTCAACAGTGTTCAAGACTG GGTGACGCAGATCAAAACGTACTCATGGGACAACGCCCAGGTGATCTTGGTGGGCAACAAATGCGACATGGAGGACGAGCGGGTGGTGAGCGCCGAGCGTGGCCGGCAACTGGCCGACCAGCTCGGGCTCGAGTTCTTCGAGACGTCGGCCAAAGAGAATGTCAATGTCAAGGCCGTCTTCGAGCGCCTCGTCGACATCATCTGCGACAAGATGTCCGAGAGCCTCGACTCGGATCCCGCGCTCCTGGCGGGCGGCGGCGCCAAGGGCACGCATCTCACCGACAACCCCGCCGCACCTGCAAATGCCTCCTGTCAGTGCTAG